In Schistocerca gregaria isolate iqSchGreg1 unplaced genomic scaffold, iqSchGreg1.2 ptg000619l, whole genome shotgun sequence, the sequence cctaacctaacctaacctaacctaacctaacctaacctaacctaacctaacctaacctaacctaacctaacctaacctaacctaacctaacctaacctaacctaacctaacctaacctaacctaacctaacctaacctaacctaacctaacctaacctaacctaacctaacctaacctaacctaacctaacctaacctaacctaacctaacctaacctaacctaacctaacctaacctaacctaacctaacctaacctaacctaacctaacctaacctaacctaacctaacctaacctaacctaacctaacctaacctaacctaacctaacctaacctaacctaacctaacctaacctaacctaacctaacctaacctaacctaacctaacctaacctaacctaacctaacctaacctaacctaacctaacctaacctaacctaacctaacctaacctaacctaacctaacctaacctaacctaacctaacctaacctaacctaacctaacctaacctaacctaacctaacctaacctaacctaacctaacctaacctaacctaacctaacctaacctaacctaacctaacctaacctaacctaacctaacctaacctaacctaacctaacctaacctaacctaacctaacctaacctaacctaacctaacctaacctaacctaacctaacctaacctaacctaacctaacctaacctaacctaacctaggctagaatagcctagcctaatgtagcctagcctagccagcCTAGCGTAGCCTAGGTTATCCTATCCTAGCCTAGCATAACCTaacccagcctagcctagcctagcctaacctaacttaacctaacctatccaaagctaacctaacctaacctaactcaacctaacctaaccacacctgaccaaaattaacctgacctatcctaacatgaaataacataacctgacctaacataacatcagatgccatacacacgaaacacagcagttataattatatatgcctgcagagcaagcaaatggaaataattgcccactgcaatgtcaagtttgttaattttttagaataacaatgtcgctcagtgttcctaatttagaaactataaatttgtgtgataatattaactttgacaaggatatatcctctcataattgtactaatgtgtcattactgaaaataatacttgtgtgaaactggagaggcagtttaaatataacaaggaaaagaaacgggactcttgtaaggtacctagagtaaaaatcagggatataacatagctaattgacagcctaaaaaataaaagttctgctggatgggatgaatattctccttttctactaaaaaaatgcaagggggagttagccataccattagtccatttaataaattgtgtagttgaaggaggtgttcttccgatgaaattcaaacttggtatagttaaacctttatatcaaaaagaggaaagaaaacaaccacagaactacagaccagttgccttaacctcagtctttggtaaattgattgaaaaaataaagcttgaaatattaatcgaccaccataatacgaataacttaataggagatttccaacatggattgagaagtggtcggagcaccaaatctgtaacagtacagattgtacactgtctgataaactaacctaacctgacctgacctaacctgacctcacatgatctgacttgacatgacctgacatgacctcacctgatctgtcctaacctgacctgacctgacctgaccggacctaaactaacctaacctagcctaacctaacctaacctgacctaacataacctcagatgccatacacacgaaacacagcagttataattatatatgcctactgagcaagcaaatggaaataattgctcactgcaatgtcaagtttgttaattttttaggataacaatgtcgctcagtgttcctaaac encodes:
- the LOC126317072 gene encoding uncharacterized protein LOC126317072; the protein is MSLSVPNLETINLCDNINFDKDISSHNFEGGVLPMKFKLGIVKPLYQKEERKQPQNYRPVALTSVFGKLIEKIKLEILIDHHNTNNLIGDFQHGLRSGRSTKSVTVQIVHFEGGVLPMKFKLGIVKPLYQKEERKQPQNYRPVALTSVFGKLIEKIKLEILIDHHNTNNLIGDFQHGLRSGRSTKSATVRIVHCLIN